tcatgtccgactctttgcgaccccatgaatctcagcactccaggcctccctgtccatcaccactcccggagttcactcaaactcatgtccatcgagtcagtgatgccatccagccatctcatcctctgtcatccccttttcctcctgcccccaatccctcccagcatcagagtcgtttccagaGTCAACTCTTCCTCAAATTTTCACTTAGTAGAAAGAAGTCCAGAGCCAGCTATAGCTCAGGGAACAAAGGTAAAATAATCCACACATGGcataaaacaaactggaaaaagaaccacATCAACATTGATGACACTGAAGAACAGGCTCAAATGACTAGCAATGAAGCCTAGATAGTGATCAGGAATAAGAAATGATTAGCCACAACCAGAAGTTTCTAAAAACAACTATTCCCTCACACTTCTGTATTCTATCTCCCTCTGAATGGCACATTTTTCTGTCCTAATAAAGtcgaataaaattcaaaaattgcTAGTCTCTGTCCCCAAAGAAAGACCAATCTTCCATATGGTGTTTCCACTTTCTGGGAGGGTGCATAATGACCAACATTGAATTCAACTATTGAGAAAACCTGAAAATCAGTGAAAAAACTGTGATCtcgtttttcaaaaaaaaatctttgcggGCAGCTTCTCATTGACCATCATGATGAAAGaagtaaatgtaaaagaataacacaaaaaataatatatatataaacttttcagaaaagaaaCTCCCAGGAGTTCATTTTATTCCCTGTACAGTTTCAGAAAGCATACCATTCCAAGAGGAAGTCAGttaggtcttttttttccctttttttagtTATATGTAGGATCTGGGAGTGATTAACTATTGGTTATCTCACATTTCTTAAAGAACATTCTCAAAAAATTACTAATAGAGTTAAAACAATGTTTCAAGGAGATAGagatagaaataaaaaggacTCAAGAGAAATAGAGTCAATTTCTCTCTTTGTATTATGGTAGTCTGTATaattggagaagtcaatggcaccccactccagtactcttgcctagaaaatcccaaggacggaggagcctggtaggctgcagtccatggggtcgctaagagttggacacgattgagcgacttcactttgacttttcactttcacgcattggaggaggaaatggtaacccactccagtgttctcgcctggagaatcccatggacagaggagcctggtgggctgccatctatgtggtcacacagagtcggacatgactgaagcgacttagcagcaacagcagcagcagtctgtatAATGTTCCTCACTGCCTCATTTTTGAAATATAAGGGGAGACATGTATGCCTTCCTTatagtgaaaataaatacaagattaaaaaacaattaaaggataagatagaaaaataagaatgttttaaaatctaaataaaaatgaacaattaaGTATTATGGGATTTTTGTTAGCATTAGAAAGCTAAAGcaatcaaagagaaataaaaccaagTAATTTAGTACCTCAAAGTTTtctttaattctaaaataaacataatcaaaactaaataaaatttaaaattcagaggcTAATATGATAGCAGTTACAGAGAAAAGAGatgtaatattaaaataaacattaaagtcTAATATGAAAATCTGAAGTGTGCAACTCAGATCAAGAAGAAATATGgacttcctttatggtccaatggGTGGGAATCTGACTTGCAGCaaaagggacatgggttcaatctctggttggggaactaaaatcccacatacctGGGACAACCAAGCCCAGTAAGCCTGAGTGCTACAACTATTGAGACCGTGAGCTCTGCAGtccacatgccataactagaAAGTTCATGTTCTgcaatatcccacatgctgcaactaagatccaacagagccaaataaataaatattttaaataaaaggaagaaataaaatgacaaaggTGCTCCTTTTACAGATTGAAGGTTAcaaacagaggaaagaaatataaaccCCAGATAAAAATCAAATGTATAAACCATCTAAAAGATAGATTCACATTTCTTAATAACAGATTCCTTTTGGATTGGcaatacattaaatatttcatGGATAGAGAGCCAATGGAACAGAGAAAAAGATATAGCTCTATTTTTATCAGTGGGTAATTTGACTCAgaagttatttatatttacagCTTTAAATATCAGGTATTTGGTTGTAAGACCAAAACAGTTGGATCCCATGTATCAGAaggtatatatattaaaaaaaaaaaaaaacaacactgccAAAGCAGATAATGttgaaagtagaaaagaataatttaatgCCTCCTAGTTGGATatgaggggcttctcaggtggctcagtggtaaagaatccgtctgccaatgcaggagatgagggtttgatctctggatcaggaagatcccttggagaagaaaatggcaacccattcatattcttgcctaggaaatcctatagacagaggagcatggtgggctacagtccactgggttgcaaaaaagttggagaagactcagcgACTAACCAACAAAATTGATTAACTGATTTCTACATTGTGATGACAAAAGTTACCTGTCCCTTTTCCATTTActtgttaaaaatttttcttctcagtaaatattttactgCTTCCTTCACATCCTTGTTCCTGAGACTGTAGATTAAAGGATTAATCATAGGAGTCATCACGCCATAGAACACAGATACAAGTTTGTCAGTAGCATCCATGTCATCTGAATTAAGTGTCTCTTTAGACTTGGGCTTCATGTACATGAAGAGAATGGTTCCATAGAATATTATCACCACAGTCAAGTGGGCTGAGCAGGTAGAGAAGACTTTGCTTCTCCCCTCAGAAGAGCGAATTCTGAGGATGCTGATAATAATTAACGTGTAAGAGATAATGATTAACAATAATGGTGTCATTGTGAATAAGGTTGTGGCCACAAGCATGATGAACTCGTTACCTGAGATATCAGCACAGGCCAATTTCATGACAGCCAGAATTTCACAGGTGAAGTGATTGATGACATTATTCCTGCAGAAGGGCAATTGTACTACACACCCAGTTTGTACTGCAGAGTTGACAATTCCTATGATCCAGGAGCCAGCTGCCATGGGCACATAGGAACCCTTGCTCATGATGACAGAATATCTCAGAGGGTTGCAAATAGCCACATACCGGTCAAAGGCCATCATGCCCAGGAGCACACACTCTGTTGTTCCCATGGCCAAGCCAAGGAACATCTGCACAGCACagccagagaaggagatggtctttttttctgaaaggaaGCTCACGAGCACGGGGGGAATGGAGACAGTGGTGTAGCAGATGTCCAGGAAGGAGAGGTTCCCCAGGAAGAAGTACATAGGGGAGTGAAGGTGGGAGTCTAAGATGCTAATGAGAATAAGGGTGCCATTTCCCAGAAGGATGACCACATACATTATTAAGACAAACACATAAAAGAGTAACTCGAGCCTTGGATAACCAGAAAGCCCCTTCAGAAAAAATTCCACCAGAATGGTTTGGTTTTCCCATTCCATCGTACGGTTTCTTTTTCACCTGTAATACATTAGAATATGTTAAGATAAAATATGTATTCTACTATGGTTATATTCAACTATGTACCAATGTAGAAGTACCATATACtcataggaagaaaagaaaatataaaaaggaatagatcgaagaaagaagaaaagaaataaagtggaCCAAATAGAATAcagagggggaagggaagagaaaagaatgtATTTCAAGCTACAAGCAATATgccatgtaatttattgaatctCATCAAGGTTCTGGGATAGAGGTATCATCATCCAcattttacaataaataaatcaaagcaaaaatattaagtaaacttaattaaatgtaaattcaGAGTTGAGGTaagattcaaacccaagtctttctTGCTGAAGCCTGAGCTTTTGGTCATGTTTGTTACCACAAGTTAActagagtttaaaataaattcGAGTATTGCATTATGtgtaactgaaaaataaactatttttattggCTACAAACCACCACttaagaaggaaagggcaactcactccaatgttcttgcctggaaaatcgcatggacagaagagcctggtgggctacagtccatggagtcacaaagagttggacataccttagtgactaaacaacaacaaagccccaCACAATAGATTAATGATCTTGTCACTTTTCCATGTTACACTGCTATGATTATTATCTGACTTGTCCATTAGCATGAAAAATTCATTAAGGCAGGGACTTTTTCTTGTTTACTTCTACAATACCAATACCTACAATATAACAGACACAGAGATAAGAGgttcagaaatatttgttgaataaatgaatacagcCAAGGACCAAATGACTAATATTTCTTACTctactaattattttatttgtacatTACCTCATTTAGTCTGAGAAGCAACCCTATTAGGCAATTATTCCTATTATTAgcattgtcattttcattataaaaaaggaagaaaataagtaatTTGCTTAAGGTCAAGGTCAAGGTCATAGCTAAATAAGTGGTTGAGCCAGAACTTGAATCCAAGCCATATGGCTGTGGAGTTCAAACTTAATTGTTCATTTGCAGAGAACTTGACTCACAGTCTAGAATATCTTGTAATCTAATAGACAAGACTagtatttcaaaagaaatatcAGACCTAAATAGGTTTAATATGGTGATTTGAGAGCActttaattctttatattttgaaGGGAAATTATTCATTCTGTGACAAAAATATATCTATTAGTGTATAATTCTTCATGATTCTGTAGTCTTCCTTTATGAGTAGTTCTATCTACTTTTTCACtgctatttttaattgatttttcttttcatgagtTTCACAAGAGGTCTTCCCATATTACAagttttctccaaaaaaaaaaaaattataatgttttTGGAGAGATTTGTCCTTTCAATTTTGTTTCACTAATGTATGTTTTTGTGTTTGTAAATTTCTTTAGGCTTATTTggcattttataatttcatgaaataagaaaaaatatttcttaatattttatctttatcctCTTCCTAGTTCTGagtcatttaaaacttttttaaacttttaaaaacattttaaaactttgttttacTATAGACTTAGATTTTGCTATAAAAGGTTCTTGTTAATGGTTTCcagataatttttttctccttctgtctttaaTCCAAATGTTATCTAGATATGTATATCTAGTGATCagatatttttattccattttattatatctaattcattttttatgataaaaaatgtGACCTGTATATctaaagttatatatttttggtTCTATTTATTTGATCCATGTTGCAAATGTCaacaaaaaatatgaattctctttgggtgagatatatatatatatatatatatatatatacacacacacacacatacatacatacatatatctatataaaagaaagtgaaagtgaagtcgctcagtcttgtctgactctctgcaaccctgtggactgtagtccaccaggcttctccgtccatggtattttacaggcaagaatactggagtgggttgccatttccttctccaggagatcttcccgacccaagtaTTGAACCCAGGGACACCGCATTGTAGGCAGgcgctttattgtctgagccaccagggaagtcccatatatgTTGAAAGGAATGTTTAAGAAACTTAGTGACCAAATTCCTAAAGAACTTCTGCTCAGAGAAATAATATCGCTCACTGTGACTTATTCTCTAGGTAGCACTGCACTGATGTCTTACAGGGACGAGCCATGGTTTCATTTCTAATGACCTTGCCTTCTAAAGGTAGGGAGACAGGCATTCTTATACATTCTCAGTGAACACATAAATTGGTGCATCCTCTGTGGAGGACAAATTGGCAGTGTTAAACAGAATCATAAAGGCATGCGTATAACCTTTGACTACAGAATTTACCACTAGGTAATTACCACACAATTATGCCTGTGCATATgtaaagtaatttatttaaaaactgattcATTAAAGTACCATTTGTAATAGCAGATGTGGAAGTAAATTAAATTGCTATGAGAAGGGGACATAGAAATAATGAAATACCGGTCTGCTGTTAAAAAGTTTAAGAGACTTTTTGTGCATTGATATGGAAAGATTGTCAAGAACTATTAAGTGGAAAACTAATATCAGAACTgacttcccggtggctcagtgctCGTCGacaagaacccctggagaaagaaatggcaccccactccaatattcttgcctgggaaatcccaaggacagaggagcctggtgggctatggtccacggagTTGCCGAAGagtcccgtattcttgcctggagaatcccagggacgggggagcctggcgggctgccgtctatggggtcgcacagaatcagacacgaccgaagcgacttagcagcagcagcagcagcaggacatggtTCGGAggaggcgatggcaacccactccagtactcttgcctggaaaatcccgtggaaggaggagcctggtaggctgcagtccatggggtcgcaaagagtcgggcacgactgagcgacttcactttcacttttcactttcatgcattggagaaggaaatggcaacccactccagtgttcttgcctggagaatcccagggatgggggagcctggtgggctgccgtctatggggtcgcacagagtcggacaggactgaagcgacttagcagcagcagcagcaggacgtgGTTTAATTACTAGACAGACATAGGAATGTTCAGAACAGTATATAAGGCACAGTAACAtttgtgtataaatattttaaatatatgtgtgtgttagtagctcagttgtgtctgactctttgcgaccccatggattggagcctgccagactcctctgtccatgggattttccagacaagaatactggagtgggttgccattctcttctccaggggaccttctccacccagggattgaacccaggtctcctgcactacagggagactctttaccgtctgagtcactaTATGTGtctgtacacacaaacacacacgtgcacacacacacataccaacatTTTTTTGCTCCTATGTAGAATacctatagaaaaataaacaggaataGCTTGGTATCTCTAGGAAAGGAAATGAATAGTTCATTAACAGAAATGGAAAGGAGGCTGTTTACTGTATGTTGTTCAGTACCTTTTAAACATTTTGATCCTTGTGACTATAATACCTaccataaaataaattacatttaagCTAAAGAGTTCTTGTCTTTGAGATGTATAAcctttctcctttcacttttctGATGACACACTACATCAAACCATCCATTGCCATGGGACACAACTACATACAGTTAAAAACTGTTCTTATTCAGTATCACACCTTAAATGGGAATTGCTAAAGACTAACAAGTCCTTTAAATATAGTCATAGTTTAATATTCAAGATATTTCCAGTAGTATCATTAGGATTTTCAGGCCCATATGGATCTCCTGTCCTTCCATCAAACTGAAAGCTATCCTCTGATCTGGTTTAGAATCTATACTTCTACCCCAGTCATTTCCTTTCCATTAAATGTGCCACTATCTTTAGGAGCTAGTAAGACTCCTGGAACAAAATTACAGCTgaaaaatgttagctattattcttGTTTCATCCACAAGTCCAAAGAGCCGTCCCTCTTCAGAATTCTTTGTTCACCTCTCTTTAAAAGGTACTTTGCTCTGAATCTCAGGTCTACCTTCCCAATTTCTGGACATAATTAGTCACCTCAGAATCACTCCAAACTCAACTTCATTTCTCCATTCTAAACTCATCTCCTATCCCCAGCTTTTAACATTTTGTAGCTTtttataaaatttgcattttgttagaatttttcagattttctacgTTACTGTGTAAACTACTTGAGACCCCAAAGGGCAGTAGATACACGTGAAGTTCATTTAATAATGGAGGTTATACCTACACCTATAAAAATCATCTCTACAAAAACCTTTGTTCCATGAGCTGCCTCCATGCTACATGATATTCTACCAAACATATTACATGATATTTTTAGGAACACAGGCCTTGGAGGTAGGCTTAGTTTAAATGGTATCTCTGCCCCTTACTAAGCAGGGTGGCCTGGGCATATTTCTGATCATCACCTTCCCCAGCTGTAGCAAGAAGATAAAGACAGCACCTGTACCATATATTTGTTgataagattaaatgagatagtatatATTATACGATTACCACAGTAATGGTTTCCACTATTAGTAGTTTCCTTTATGCCACTCTATCATGGTTCTTCCTTTTGTTAGAGTCTTTTTACATCTTTGAACCAGTCATTGTCTTTTCCATGGCCAGGTATATACAGCCGAAAAGTTTAATCACGTCACACACAGTGTTCTGGCAAAGGGTATTATGTTCATCTTACCATAAAATCCTAATACACTTTATCACAGTATATAACACTCCAGTCCTTTATCACACATCCTTTGGATGTCAACAAATTGAGTGGCAAATAGGAAAAATCACTCATAAGGTTCAATTCACTCCATTAAAAATAGGATTTTAGGGAAGCATTAGTATGTTCCTTCTGTTAAAAacatggctgatttttttttttttttttactgagactGTGTTAACATTTTTAGCAAGCctataacataaaaaaataaatagaaaattcactcatttttacAGTTATAACctaataagagaaaaacaaatattaaaaatagtcaCCAAGAGTGTATGCAAACACACTAGTATAATGCTCAGTCAGGTCTCTTTCTGGCTATTCACTGCTTCGGTaaatcatctatttcacatacgatGTTTCTTTAACCAAATTGGTCATAGTTTTCCACTTCACATGTTTTCTCTGCACAAAGAGTCCCTAGCACAGTATCTGGCATGTAGTTCATCTTGCTCTCAGTTGATTGAGCCAAAGGAATCAGAGTTGCTGCTAGGGGACCAGGAAAGACTTCTTTGTTATGAATTTCATGCTACAGAACACAGAGTTCCCTCTCTACTGTGTGAGAGAGTGAGTGAattggctcagttgtgtccgactctatgcgaccccatagatggcagcccatcaggctccccgtccctgggattctccaggcaagaacactggagtgggttgccatgtccttctccaatgcatgaaagtgaaaagttaaagtgaagtcgctcagtcaactcttagcaaccccatggactgcagcctaccaggctcctccatctatgggattttccaggcaagagtactggagtggggcgccattgccttctctactgtGTAGTGAGCCTTAATTAGCTAAAAATTATAACAGAGTGTTCAAATACTGTGTGCTACTCTAAAAAGCTACACACTGACACAAAGGAATTCATAACTACTGGGCAAATTCCATTCTGTTCCTTACTCAAAGCCTTTGCATGTTAAACTGCTCTTGTGATctcaaaagtctttatttttcactACTACCTCTCAATGACTAGACACTTAAATTCCATTTCCAATATTTAGTCTCTCTTCAGTGAGAAAAGCATCTGAATTTCAAACTTGACACATTTAACCCATCAGTCTAACTTTTGCTTGTAGTTGATAAGATTTGGTTCTTGTCTTTACAATAACTTACCTTCAAACCAGGTTCTGACCCTCTTTCTAGGTTGGACaacaaaagatatttttatctttctttttcacatgtaGCCAGTTTTCATGATTCCTCATTTCATGAACCTCTAAAGAGGCAGCTACTGATGAGTAATCATTTTGCCATGGAAATTCACTCATTTGTTGACATCTATAGAAGTATGCAGGTTGCAGGTATGATAATTAGGATAAATTCCTCTAGTTCAAATAAAGAATTGTTAGATTCCTCTAGttcaaaatagaaagaaaattaatatttagtaATAAATTTTAGGAATAGGACAACTTGCCCCTGAAGCCCAGGCTGAAATACGACCCCATTGTGGAGACCCACAAATACCTAAAGAACATGCTTCAGGCTTTGGGACACAATTTAAATGTTCTAAAGGATGTTTCTAAACCTCTGTGCAAAATTTTCAATTGCTTCATAGATGAAATATGTAAAAACTTATGAGACTCCAGAAATAAAGCCCTGAAGACCTAATTACAGGAAGCATATTACTCTGCTTCACACAGAATCAGGAGGAGTCTTGTGCAATGTTATCAAAGTTTCCCCAGTTgaattctctctctgtctctctctctctgtctccgtCTATCTCTCCCCTGGctctctcttacacacatacTCAAattaacacacaaacacacctacACCATATTTGAAGTATAAATGGTTATTACAGTACAcaatttctttatacattttttagaAACTATAGATTGTATAggcattcattttatatatttagcttATTTAAATGCTGACTTTTTGAATAAACATATTGTAAATTTCTAAAACTGAGACAtcctgtaaaagaaaaaatttttttaattaaagaaagaaaaaaaggaaggaagcgaAAGTAAGGCAAGGAAAGAAAGTATATCCTTAGGCAATAAACACacagagatgtaaagaacaaagatgaaaataaattgagacttctggttcaagatggcagaatagaaggaTGTGCACTTATCTCCTCCTGAGAGAACACCAACATTAAACTAGTTGTTCAACAACCATCAAAAGAGGActctggaacccaccaaaaaagatacaccACATCCAAAGACAAGAAGAAGCTGCACAAAGACAAAGCTGCAACGAGATGGTAGCagcatgataaaatcaaatcccatactgCCAGgcgggtgacccacaaactggagaacaataatacccaATAAGTTCTCCTACTGTTGTGTAAGTTCTGAAACCCACGTCAGGCTTCCCCTCCTGAGGAtccaacaaagggactgggaatgaGGTCGAAATTGCTAGGTAGTCAGGGTAGGACTCTGAGACCTTGGTCCTGTTTTCAATAAACATCTCGCCCCATTAACCTAAAACTATACCTTTTGTCCGGAATTCCTGAAATGTGTCCTTTGTCTGATAAATTACCATCGACTCAGATCCAGGAAAGATCAGTAATTAACATCTGTTCCAAAAGCTTGAGGGAAAAACAACTGGTGATCCATTCATCTTTAGCCCTTACATCTGGTCTACTTTTAAACGGCCAGGGGGCACGATAAAGGGTGGCAACTTAATCTAAGGATCAATataaaccattcagttcagttgctcagtagtgacTCTTTGCcacatcatggactgcagtatgccaggcttccttgtccatcaccaactcctggagcttgctcaaactccactgagttggtgatgccatccaacgatcccattctctgtcatccccttctcctaatgctttcaatctttcctagcatcagggtattttccaatgagtcagttcttcgcatcaggtggccaaagtattggagcttcagcttcagcatccatccttccaatggatattcaggactaatttcctttaagatagattggtttgatcttcttgctatccaagggccATAAAGATGTTAAGTTAAAATGTGATCTTTAAACTGATTGGTTAGAAATGACATATTTTAAGGACAGGAGACAACCAAAAATGCACAGATCAGTGCAGGTAAGTCCTGTCTTTCTGGGGGACTATTTACCCCCTCTCAGTGTTTATGCTGTctatgcaaggagatcaagccacagtcaatcctaaagcaaatcagtcatgaatattcattggagggactgaggctgaagctgaaactccaacactttgaccacctgatgtaaagaactgattccttggaaaagaccctgatgctgggaaagattgagggcaggaggagaaggggatggcaaaggatgagatggttggatggcatcactgactcaaaggacatgagtttgaacaagttccaagagttggtgatggacagggaagcccaacatgctgcattctatggggttgcaaagagttggacatgactgagcaactgaactgaactgactaagtgTCTGTGCTGAGAGCTTTGtactttattctcttttaaaataaatcctattCACTTGCATGCAACTGTGAGTGTTTGCATGTTCTATTCGTGAAGTTCAGCTCCAGAAATAAGAACTCACATTCCCATCTCAggaatctccagggaatctggccttgaaGTTGGCCTTAGGCCAAATAACTAACAGGGAGGGAATGCAATGCCACTCATCAGCaaataattggattaaagttttactgagtaaGGCCCTGCTCAACAgggcaagacccagtttttcccattgcCAGTCCCTCCCATTAGGAAACTTACACTTACCTAATGCTGCAACAAAAAATGATGACTTGGTGTGCTATTGaggtatgctgttgctgctgctgctgctgctaagtcacttcagtcgtgtctgactctgtgtgaccccatagacagcagcccaccaggctcccccatccctgggattctccaggcaagaacactggagtgggttgccatttccttctccaattcatgaaagtgaaaagtgaaagtgaagtctctcagtcctgtctgactcttctcgaccccatggactgcagcctaccaggctcctccgtccatgggattttccaggcaagaatactggagtggggtgccatcgccttctccgctcaTACTAACTGACCAGTAATCAAATATAACAACGTTAACTGTCTTTTATGGAGTGCCTATTAAATACCAAGAAATGTTAAGTACTATATCATATACCAACACTACAA
This is a stretch of genomic DNA from Bos javanicus breed banteng chromosome 8, ARS-OSU_banteng_1.0, whole genome shotgun sequence. It encodes these proteins:
- the LOC133253451 gene encoding olfactory receptor 13C2-like — protein: MEWENQTILVEFFLKGLSGYPRLELLFYVFVLIMYVVILLGNGTLILISILDSHLHSPMYFFLGNLSFLDICYTTVSIPPVLVSFLSEKKTISFSGCAVQMFLGLAMGTTECVLLGMMAFDRYVAICNPLRYSVIMSKGSYVPMAAGSWIIGIVNSAVQTGCVVQLPFCRNNVINHFTCEILAVMKLACADISGNEFIMLVATTLFTMTPLLLIIISYTLIIISILRIRSSEGRSKVFSTCSAHLTVVIIFYGTILFMYMKPKSKETLNSDDMDATDKLVSVFYGVMTPMINPLIYSLRNKDVKEAVKYLLRRKIFNK